A genomic region of Pyrus communis chromosome 14, drPyrComm1.1, whole genome shotgun sequence contains the following coding sequences:
- the LOC137716047 gene encoding protein LIGHT-DEPENDENT SHORT HYPOCOTYLS 10-like has protein sequence MSTNKGKDIAEGSSSASATTTDHQQQKQTSQPPTQLSRYESQKRRDWNTFGQYLRNQRPPVALSQSNSNHVLDFLRYLDQFGKTKVHAQGCVFFGQPEPPGPCTCPLRQAWGSLDALIGRLRAAYEENGGLPETNPFASGAIRVYLREVRDSQAKARGIPYKKKKKKRNLMKANLDHNPNISMQQS, from the coding sequence ATGTCTAccaacaaaggaaaagatatAGCGGAAGGATCGTCGTCTGCTTCTGCTACTACTACTGATCATCAACAACAGAAGCAGACTTCGCAGCCGCCGACTCAGCTGAGCCGGTACGAGTCACAGAAGAGGAGAGATTGGAATACTTTTGGGCAGTACTTGAGGAACCAGAGGCCGCCAGTAGCTCTTTCACAGAGTAACTCCAACCATGTGCTTGATTTCCTAAGGTACCTGGACCAATTTGGAAAGACCAAGGTGCACGCTCAAGGATGTGTGTTTTTTGGGCAACCTGAGCCTCCTGGCCCTTGCACCTGTCCGCTAAGACAAGCTTGGGGTAGCCTTGATGCACTGATCGGACGGCTGAGAGCTGCTTATGAAGAAAATGGTGGGTTGCCAGAAACAAACCCATTTGCAAGTGGGGCTATAAGAGTCTATCTGCGTGAGGTGAGGGACTCTCAAGCCAAGGCTCGGGGAATTCcgtacaagaagaagaaaaagaagagaaatctAATGAAGGCAAATCTTGACCATAATCCCAACATCTCCATGCAGCAATCTTGA